In Variovorax sp. OAS795, a single window of DNA contains:
- a CDS encoding fumarylacetoacetate hydrolase family protein, with the protein MKYQLFTYEKTERVARSGIAVGTAWFDLGDAASVAGCADLAAASLDEVVGRWASCVPELDALAAGLAADPDRYASAALDAASIVLRSPFARPGAIYAAGANYRDHVEAMGRALNQKLVLDPKKEGVPPWHFLKSGAATLSGHRGEVTYPANTERLDWEAELAVVIGRRAAQVGVGSALDHVAGYMCANDLSARDHLVRHGVDPSSPFRFDWIGHKCFNGSCPLGPVFTPAQFVRTPENLAIKLWVNGELRQDSNTSNHLYGVAEQIAYLSERVDLLPGDVILTGTPAGVGMETGTFLQRGDVTRVWIETLGELETRIV; encoded by the coding sequence ATGAAGTATCAACTGTTCACCTATGAAAAAACGGAACGCGTGGCGCGGTCCGGCATCGCGGTCGGCACTGCGTGGTTCGACTTGGGCGACGCGGCAAGCGTTGCCGGTTGCGCGGACCTGGCAGCGGCCAGCCTCGATGAAGTCGTCGGCCGCTGGGCATCGTGCGTTCCCGAACTCGACGCGCTGGCCGCAGGCCTTGCCGCCGACCCTGACCGGTACGCGTCCGCTGCGCTCGATGCAGCCAGCATCGTCTTGCGGTCTCCGTTCGCCCGGCCCGGCGCGATCTACGCGGCCGGCGCCAACTACCGCGACCACGTGGAAGCCATGGGCCGCGCGCTGAACCAGAAACTCGTGCTCGACCCGAAGAAGGAGGGTGTGCCGCCCTGGCACTTCCTCAAGTCCGGAGCTGCAACCCTCTCCGGCCACCGGGGCGAGGTGACATACCCGGCGAACACCGAGCGGCTGGACTGGGAGGCCGAACTCGCCGTGGTGATCGGGCGGCGCGCCGCGCAGGTCGGCGTCGGCAGTGCCTTGGATCACGTGGCGGGCTACATGTGTGCCAACGACCTCTCGGCGCGCGATCACCTGGTGCGGCACGGCGTCGACCCTTCGTCGCCGTTTCGCTTCGACTGGATAGGGCACAAGTGCTTCAACGGCTCGTGCCCGCTGGGGCCGGTGTTCACGCCGGCCCAGTTCGTCCGCACGCCGGAAAACCTGGCCATCAAGCTCTGGGTTAACGGCGAGCTGCGGCAGGACTCGAACACCAGCAACCATCTCTACGGCGTGGCCGAGCAGATCGCCTACCTGAGCGAGCGCGTCGACCTGCTTCCCGGCGATGTGATCCTGACCGGCACGCCGGCCGGCGTCGGCATGGAGACGGGCACATTCCTGCAGCGCGGCGACGTGACGCGGGTATGGATCGAGACGCTTGGCGAGCTCGAGACGCGCATCGTGTAG
- a CDS encoding ABC transporter substrate-binding protein, producing MFIRFFIVPLLATLIAGCAGNTHVVAEAPPPLRVIVFPGAFNWPLWAAEDKGFFASERLAVAITPTPNSTFQMKGLIQGEFDLAMTAMDNVIAYREGQGEAGVDGPDLLAVMGSDAGFLRLVASPESRGYADLRGKTLSVDALTTGYAFVLLELLERHGLALGRDYSTERAGGVLQRYQALLERKHAATILVAPFDAMAEAQGFHRLANATDELGHYQGVVAAVRQGWARAHPDRVQGYIRAHARAVDWLREPRNKDEALRIFLAHMPPGTPPQAADGAYRALLSGSESFQRRGQIDLAGVETVVKLRAKFGRPGARLHDARTYYDPSFHEAAFHNH from the coding sequence ATGTTCATCCGGTTTTTCATTGTTCCGCTGCTGGCCACGCTGATCGCGGGATGCGCTGGCAACACCCATGTGGTGGCGGAAGCTCCGCCGCCGCTGCGCGTCATCGTGTTTCCCGGTGCCTTCAACTGGCCGCTGTGGGCGGCCGAGGACAAGGGGTTCTTTGCCAGCGAGCGGTTGGCTGTCGCGATCACACCGACGCCGAACTCCACGTTCCAGATGAAGGGCCTGATCCAGGGCGAGTTCGACCTCGCCATGACGGCCATGGACAACGTCATCGCCTACCGGGAAGGGCAGGGCGAAGCGGGCGTGGACGGGCCGGATCTCCTGGCCGTCATGGGTTCGGACGCGGGCTTTCTGCGGCTGGTCGCGTCGCCAGAGAGCCGCGGCTATGCCGATCTGCGCGGCAAGACCCTGTCGGTGGATGCCCTGACCACCGGCTATGCCTTCGTGCTGCTTGAGCTTCTGGAGCGCCACGGCCTGGCGCTGGGCCGCGACTACAGTACCGAGCGGGCCGGTGGCGTGTTGCAACGCTACCAGGCGCTGCTGGAGCGCAAGCACGCGGCGACCATCCTGGTGGCGCCGTTCGATGCAATGGCCGAAGCGCAGGGCTTCCATCGCCTGGCCAATGCGACGGACGAGCTAGGCCACTACCAGGGCGTCGTCGCCGCGGTGCGCCAGGGCTGGGCGCGTGCCCATCCGGACCGCGTGCAAGGCTACATCCGTGCCCATGCGCGCGCCGTCGACTGGCTGCGCGAGCCCCGCAACAAGGACGAGGCGCTCAGGATCTTCCTGGCCCACATGCCGCCGGGCACACCGCCGCAGGCGGCGGACGGCGCCTACCGCGCGTTGCTGTCCGGCTCCGAAAGCTTCCAGCGCCGGGGGCAGATCGACCTTGCAGGCGTCGAGACGGTCGTGAAACTGCGCGCCAAGTTCGGCCGGCCTGGCGCCAGGTTGCACGATGCCAGGACCTACTACGACCCGAGCTTCCACGAAGCCGCTTTTCACAACCACTGA